The following are encoded in a window of Amaranthus tricolor cultivar Red isolate AtriRed21 chromosome 2, ASM2621246v1, whole genome shotgun sequence genomic DNA:
- the LOC130805626 gene encoding uncharacterized protein LOC130805626, translating to MSSSGASGSDSCNVSGDATNEEGDFCYYPLWKYVVKGEKMSGGGGNTWQCNFCKQIKSASYTRVRAHLMGVAKGGISQYPNVTNEDKMQMRNLERQVEQYKESRQPKRPPLPSHSLSSETSLSPTSYAKKRKSDNPITKAFDIQARNNLDAEIARMFFTGGLPFNLCRNPYYVSSYNYAATNNIPGYKPPGYNKMRTTLLEREKENFERLLEPTKATWREKGVSIVSDGWSDPQRRPLINLMVACEVGPLFLKAVDCSGEVKDKDFIASLLNDAIEEVGDDKFVVQILTDNASNCKAAGELIEGRYPHIFWTPCIVHTLNLALKNICNAKNVSNNEEVYDECHWITEVHGDALFIKNYIMNHSMRLAIFNKFSPLKLLSVGDTRFASVVVMLKRMKLFKPTLQSMVVSEAWSTYRDDHRGQATLVREKILNDDWWDNVDYILDFTRPIYEMIRACDTDKASLHLVYEKWDSMISKVKEIIYNHEHKQRHEYSSFFSVVDTILFSRWKKSNTPLHCLAHSLNPRYYSDVWLKEVPGRVAPHVDNEISTQRFNCFRRLFQNLEDRRKVNMEYAIFSARDGGVFTEPECLNDMYMMAPKHWWATYGSQVPMLQALAFKLLGQPSSSSCCERNWSTYKFIHSCTRNKLAPKRAQDLVYIHNNLRLLSRKGEAYNKGRTRLWDAGGDDFGNLEDSICLGMADLSLDEPELETTFVAEDDDGCHMDDM from the exons ATGTCTAGTAGCGGGGCTAGTGGCTCTGATTCGTGCAATGTAAGtggtgatgctacaaatgaagaGGGTGATTTCTGTTATTATCCTTTGTGGAAATATGTTGTGAAAGGGGAAAAAATGAGTGGAGGTGGGGGTAATACTTGGCAATGCAACTTTTGCAAACAAATAAAGAGTGCTTCATATACTAGAGTTAGAGCACATTTGATGGGAGTTGCAAAAGGTGGAATTAGTCAATATCCTAATGTAACAAATGAGGATAAAATGCAAATGAGAAACTTAGAAAGACAAGTTGAGCAATATAAAGAATCTAGACAACCAAAAAGACCACCACTTCCTAGTCATTCTTTGTCTTCCGAAACTTCTCTTTCACCAACTTCATATGCCAAGAAAAGAAAATCTGACAACCCAATCACCAAAGCTTTTGATATACAAGCTCGAAACAACTTAGATGCTGAGATAGCAAGGATGTTTTTTACTGGGGGATTGCCTTTTAACCTTTGTCGAAACCCTTACTATGTTAGTTCATACAACTATGCTGCCACAAATAATATTCCTGGTTACAAGCCTCCTGGTTACAATAAAATGAGAACCACTTTgttagagagagagaaagaaaattttgaaaGGCTTTTAGAACCAACAAAGGCTACTTGGAGGGAAAAAGGAGTAAGTATAGTGAGTGATGGGTGGAGTGATCCACAAAGGAGACCTTTAATTAATCTCATGGTAGCTTGTGAAGTTGGTCCTCTATTCTTAAAGGCCGTTGATTGCTCAGGAGAGGTAAAGGATAAAGACTTTATTGCTAGTTTGTTGAATGATGCCATTGAAGAAGTTGGAGATGACAAATTTGTTGTACAAATTCTGACTGATAATGCAAGCAATTGCAAGGCCGCTGGAGAACTTATAGAGGGTAGATATCCACATATATTTTGGACACCATGCATTGTTCACACTCTTAACCTTGCTCTTAAAAACATTTGTAATGCTAAAAATGTTTCAAACAATGAGGAGGTTTATGATGAGTGTCATTGGATAACTGAAGTTCATGGAGATGCTTTATTTATCAAAAACTACATAATGAACCATTCAATGAGGTTAGCTATATTTAATAAGTTCTCTCCATTAAAGCTTCTTTCTGTCGGTGATACTCGTTTCGCTTCGGTAGTTGTCATGCTAAAGAGGATGAAACTTTTTAAACCAACTCTTCAATCCATGGTTGTTAGTGAGGCTTGGTCCACATATCGTGATGATCATCGTGGACAAGCTACACTTGTGAGGGAAAAGATTTTAAATGACGATTGGTGGGACAACGTTGATTACATCCTTGATTTTACTCGTCCCATTTATGAAATGATAAGAGCATGTGATACCGACAAAGCATCCCTTCATCTAGTATATGAAAAATGGGATTCAATGATTTCAAAGGTGAAGGAGATCATATATAACCATGAGCATAAACAAAGGCATGAGTATTCTTCTTTCTTTAGTGTGGTCGACACAATACTTTTTAGCCGTTGGAAGAAAAGCAACACTCCACTTCATTGTTTGGCACATTCTTTGAATCCAAG GTATTATAGTGACGTGTGGCTTAAAGAGGTCCCCGGTAGAGTTGCTCCACATGTTGACAATGAAATTTCCACACAAAGATTTAATTGCTTCAGAAGATTGTTTCAAAACTTGGAAGATAGAAGAAAGGTTAATATGGAGTATGCTATTTTCTCGGCAAGAGATGGTGGTGTATTTACCGAACCGGAGTGCTTGAATGATATGTACATGATGGCTCCAAAGCATTGGTGGGCAACTTATGGCTCACAAGTTCCGATGCTTCAAGCATTAGCATTCAAGTTGTTAGGACAACCATCATCTTCCTCTTGCTGTGAGAGGAATTGGAGCACATataaattcattcattcatgtaCTAGAAACAAACTTGCACCAAAACGTGCTCAAGATTTGGTgtacattcataacaatcttcgTTTGCTTTCAAGGAAAGGTGAGGCTTATAACAAGGGAAGAACAAGGTTGTGGGATGCTGGAGGAGATGACTTTGGAAATCTAGAAGATTCTATTTGCCTTGGCATGGCGGATCTTTCTCTTGATGAGCCCGAGTTGGAAACTACTTTTGTAgcggaggatgatgatggatgtcatatggatgatATGTGA